The Porphyrobacter sp. HT-58-2 genome has a window encoding:
- a CDS encoding ArsR/SmtB family transcription factor, with product MADDTLIEALKALAHPLRWRILTTLSGGERNVGELEQATGISQPGLSQQLGVLRKAGLVDTRKDAKLVFYSLAQKEVARVSTALVDLAPGSAMPTSEAPIQRTAAPGVANFARLT from the coding sequence ATGGCCGACGATACACTCATCGAGGCGCTCAAGGCCCTCGCGCACCCGCTGCGCTGGCGCATCTTGACGACACTATCGGGGGGCGAACGCAATGTCGGGGAGTTGGAACAGGCGACGGGGATCAGCCAGCCGGGCCTGTCGCAACAGCTCGGCGTGCTGCGCAAGGCGGGGCTGGTGGACACCCGCAAGGACGCCAAACTGGTGTTCTATTCGCTCGCACAGAAGGAAGTTGCGAGGGTTTCCACCGCGCTGGTTGATCTCGCACCGGGATCTGCCATGCCCACCAGCGAAGCTCCCATCCAGCGCACGGCCGCTCCCGGGGTCGCCAATTTCGCTCGGCTGACCTGA
- a CDS encoding MBL fold metallo-hydrolase codes for MVLQLATEQVLRAGQDPALRPEIASFFDPATFTVTHVVHDPATLEAAVVDAVLDFDSASGRTSTASADAVIDYVTSQNLKVTWLLETHAHADHLSAAPYLQEKIGGKIAIGADITRVQAVFGKLFNAGTEFERDGSQFDALFKDGDTFTIGTLPVTVMHVPGHTPACIAYVVGEAVFVGDTMFMPDYGTARADFPGGDARQLFRSLRRILSLPPETRLFMCHDYLPKGRTEYVWETTVAAEREGNIHAHDGITEDEFVQMREARDATLDMPRLILPSVQVNMRAGHMPPPDDNGVVYLKLPVNAV; via the coding sequence ATTGTTCTGCAACTGGCGACCGAGCAGGTGTTGCGTGCCGGCCAGGATCCGGCACTCCGGCCTGAAATTGCGAGTTTCTTTGACCCGGCAACCTTTACGGTTACCCACGTTGTCCATGATCCTGCGACGCTTGAGGCGGCCGTGGTTGATGCGGTGCTAGACTTCGATTCGGCGTCGGGGCGTACGTCAACAGCATCTGCTGACGCGGTGATTGATTATGTCACTTCGCAAAATCTGAAAGTGACTTGGCTGCTCGAGACCCACGCCCATGCCGATCACCTCTCGGCGGCGCCTTACCTGCAGGAAAAGATCGGCGGGAAAATCGCTATTGGTGCGGACATCACCAGGGTTCAGGCCGTGTTCGGGAAGCTGTTCAACGCCGGCACCGAGTTTGAGCGCGACGGCTCGCAGTTCGACGCCCTGTTCAAGGATGGTGACACCTTCACCATCGGGACCCTCCCGGTGACGGTCATGCATGTTCCCGGCCATACGCCCGCTTGCATCGCCTACGTTGTGGGCGAGGCGGTATTCGTGGGCGATACCATGTTCATGCCCGATTATGGCACGGCGCGCGCCGACTTCCCCGGTGGCGATGCGCGCCAGTTGTTCCGCTCGCTGCGGCGCATTCTGTCGCTCCCGCCCGAGACGCGGCTGTTCATGTGCCACGACTATCTGCCCAAGGGCCGCACAGAATACGTGTGGGAGACCACCGTTGCCGCTGAGCGCGAGGGCAATATCCACGCGCATGACGGCATTACCGAGGACGAGTTCGTGCAGATGCGAGAAGCGCGTGATGCGACGCTCGACATGCCGCGGCTGATCCTGCCGAGCGTGCAGGTCAATATGCGCGCCGGCCACATGCCGCCGCCGGATGACAATGGGGTTGTATACCTCAAACTGCCGGTTAACGCGGTATGA
- a CDS encoding GntR family transcriptional regulator: MSRASEQAYAKIRAHLLSGAVKPSEQLTEDQLSQITGVSRTPVREAVRRLEDELLLVRSDTKRLFVADWSRDDIEEMFALRQMLECHAAERAALRLSREQLANLEVINQELKGATDQQQPDVARFLDANRAFHEVIIDAAHSPRLGQLLAKLVEAPVVLRTARNYSPEDLRQSARDHDELIAAFEARDAEWARAVMGSHLRRAFHTFAKAVGPNGHELNDGGS; this comes from the coding sequence ATGAGCCGCGCTTCGGAACAGGCCTATGCCAAGATTCGCGCCCACCTCTTGAGCGGGGCAGTAAAGCCCAGCGAACAGCTCACCGAAGATCAACTGTCCCAGATCACTGGGGTCAGTCGCACCCCTGTGCGCGAAGCTGTGAGACGGCTGGAGGATGAATTGCTTCTGGTGCGGTCGGACACCAAGCGGTTGTTCGTGGCCGACTGGAGCCGCGACGATATCGAAGAAATGTTCGCGCTCAGGCAGATGCTCGAATGTCACGCCGCAGAGCGAGCAGCGCTTCGACTTTCTCGAGAGCAACTCGCCAATCTTGAGGTCATCAATCAGGAGTTGAAAGGTGCGACAGATCAACAGCAGCCCGATGTAGCGCGCTTCCTTGATGCCAACCGCGCTTTCCATGAGGTGATCATCGATGCGGCCCACTCGCCCCGGCTGGGCCAACTATTGGCCAAGCTGGTCGAAGCTCCGGTGGTGCTGCGGACGGCCCGAAACTATTCACCTGAAGATTTGCGGCAGTCAGCGCGTGATCATGACGAACTGATTGCTGCATTCGAAGCCCGAGATGCCGAATGGGCGCGTGCCGTAATGGGCAGTCACCTGCGCCGCGCATTCCACACCTTTGCCAAGGCCGTCGGTCCAAACGGACATGAACTGAACGATGGCGGGTCGTAA
- a CDS encoding YeeE/YedE family protein: MILPGFPDAAPLAGLIGGVLIGLAAALMLIGAGRIAGVSGIAARAFGIGSGSLPRSAAFAFLIGLPLGALIVAGFTGAAAPNFAGPVPLIVAGVIVGIGTRLGSGCTSGHGVCGMSRFSQRSLVATATFMATGFATVAAMNALGIEVLQ, from the coding sequence ATGATCCTGCCGGGCTTTCCTGATGCGGCCCCGCTGGCGGGCCTGATCGGCGGCGTGCTGATCGGGCTCGCGGCGGCGCTGATGCTAATCGGAGCTGGGCGGATCGCGGGCGTATCGGGCATTGCCGCGAGGGCCTTCGGGATCGGGTCGGGCTCGCTCCCGCGTTCGGCTGCCTTTGCCTTCCTCATCGGTCTGCCATTGGGCGCGCTGATTGTGGCGGGGTTCACGGGCGCGGCTGCGCCGAACTTTGCAGGGCCAGTGCCGCTGATTGTTGCAGGTGTCATTGTCGGCATTGGCACGCGGCTCGGTTCGGGCTGCACCAGCGGGCATGGAGTGTGCGGCATGAGCCGTTTCTCGCAGCGCTCTCTGGTCGCCACGGCGACCTTCATGGCGACCGGTTTTGCCACCGTCGCGGCAATGAATGCTTTGGGCATCGAGGTGCTGCAATGA
- a CDS encoding DUF6691 family protein, with product MTRDLIVSLASGTIFGAGLALGGMTDPSRVRGFLDLFGAWDPTLAFVMGGAVLVMAAAWLIQRRMQRPVFATSFSLPDRSDITLGWSADRRCSEWAGVSRVVPRPRPVHPRLVGGSALFGMGWGIAGLCPGPGFAALAIEPVSAAIFVAAMLGGMLLVRLMEGNA from the coding sequence ATGACGCGCGATCTCATCGTTTCGCTGGCCTCTGGCACGATCTTCGGCGCGGGGCTGGCGCTCGGCGGGATGACCGATCCGTCGAGGGTGCGGGGCTTTCTCGACCTGTTCGGCGCCTGGGATCCCACGCTCGCCTTCGTGATGGGCGGGGCGGTGCTGGTGATGGCGGCGGCATGGCTCATCCAGCGCCGGATGCAGCGTCCGGTGTTTGCGACAAGTTTCTCGTTGCCCGACCGCAGCGACATCACCCTCGGCTGGTCGGCGGATCGGCGCTGTTCGGAATGGGCTGGGGTATCGCGGGTTGTGCCCAGGCCCCGGCCCGTTCACCCTCGGCTGGTCGGCGGATCGGCGCTGTTCGGAATGGGCTGGGGTATCGCCGGGTTGTGCCCAGGCCCCGGGTTTGCGGCGTTGGCGATTGAACCTGTCTCAGCGGCGATCTTCGTGGCTGCCATGCTTGGCGGAATGCTGCTGGTACGGCTTATGGAAGGAAATGCCTGA
- a CDS encoding peroxiredoxin, whose translation MDTAIANSPPCSGLRIGDFAPDFEARSTIGPVRLSTFRKRWLVLFSHPADFTPVCTTEFVALAREAAAFEARDCALMALSVDSLFSHFAWLRMIRDRFGVEVRFPIVEDPTLVIGRAFGMVSAQDSDSATVRTTFFIDPKGVIRAMNCYPANLGRSVPEMLRILDGLQAIDAHGALAPANWHPGEPLLNPPIHNLDEVFDAEDATSWFLREHERQD comes from the coding sequence ATGGATACAGCCATTGCCAATTCACCCCCGTGCTCCGGCCTCAGGATCGGGGACTTCGCGCCCGATTTCGAGGCGCGCAGCACGATCGGTCCGGTGCGCCTTTCAACCTTCCGCAAGCGCTGGTTGGTGTTGTTTTCGCATCCGGCGGATTTCACCCCGGTCTGCACCACCGAGTTCGTCGCCCTCGCCCGTGAGGCGGCGGCCTTCGAAGCGCGTGACTGCGCGCTGATGGCGCTGTCGGTGGACAGTCTGTTCTCGCATTTTGCCTGGCTCAGGATGATCCGCGACCGCTTCGGCGTCGAGGTTCGCTTTCCCATCGTCGAGGACCCCACACTCGTGATCGGCCGCGCCTTCGGCATGGTCTCAGCGCAGGACAGCGACAGCGCCACAGTGCGCACGACTTTCTTTATCGACCCCAAGGGCGTCATCCGGGCCATGAACTGCTACCCGGCAAATCTCGGGCGTTCAGTCCCCGAAATGCTTCGCATCCTCGACGGACTTCAGGCCATCGACGCGCATGGCGCGCTGGCGCCAGCCAATTGGCATCCCGGCGAGCCGCTGCTCAACCCGCCGATCCATAATCTGGATGAAGTCTTCGATGCCGAGGACGCCACCAGCTGGTTCCTGCGCGAACACGAGAGGCAGGATTGA
- a CDS encoding TonB-dependent receptor — protein MNIRLVLASGAALGAIAFSSPALAQDAPSDPVAEEEQPGGIVVTARRQSESLQDVPAAVTVFGAETLAKTGVQRADDFIQLTPGVTIVTGTAEAGDTQINIRGINGARDAESSVALVVDGILKTNTAQLNQNQGTLRQVEILKGPQGALYGRNAAAGAIVLQTLKPGNRLEGGMLVRAARDNTYLANGYISTPIGDNAGLVVSGNYSTTDGFFRNRFLGNSKTIDDQEVWGVDARFVADLGPNTELDLKARYADLTGASINYNTSFHLPNFAGVDPAFFEDVNTHPFGFYSNIRPTNDQTTFEASAKIEHQFESMTLTAWALYSDVDQSLTADGTSADFARFTFPGATPASVAASNACFASTAQLTGFPLNAPTFIGQTPIPFIFDPATGSTFGGFSPTTCDGTQYQTRSQSDISAEIRLASNGDGDVNWQVGAYYLHIDREVGVSLGADLGRGVIRRLYNAPDSDNPTTQLYNDAFKTDVYAVFASIDADLTDRFHVGFAGRYDIEDRRVRSLVPAVFDPFTGGPINPGQQVVNGAVQPLGPQSQTFRQFQPKLSLRYELTPDINLYGNWGIGFKSGGFNNQGSAAIVDQSFNQFIGTNVLIEDQYRKEVSNAFEAGIKGSLVDGAITFDLATYYTNVEDMQFFEFFVGGFGLLRVVSNIDEVELYGAELNLTAKILEGWTVFGSANVTESEIKANASRPVTVGNKSPHTADYTINLGTQIDLPINDTIDFVTRADYRITGPTWFHTLQDDPNPTLFSGLLPGSALALPAFVGDADYSVTQRDAFGIVDMRIGFESDRWSVIAYAENLFNEKYLNEVITAVEFGGSFISPGGLQRFGIELGYKF, from the coding sequence ATGAATATCCGTTTGGTTCTTGCCTCTGGCGCGGCTCTTGGCGCCATTGCTTTTTCTTCCCCCGCCCTGGCGCAGGATGCGCCCAGTGATCCGGTTGCCGAAGAGGAGCAGCCGGGCGGTATCGTCGTCACTGCTCGCCGTCAGTCAGAAAGCCTGCAGGATGTCCCGGCTGCCGTCACCGTGTTCGGTGCCGAGACCCTCGCCAAGACGGGTGTCCAGCGTGCGGATGATTTCATTCAGCTGACGCCTGGCGTTACCATCGTCACCGGTACTGCCGAGGCGGGCGACACGCAGATCAACATCCGCGGCATCAACGGCGCGCGCGACGCGGAAAGCTCGGTTGCGTTGGTGGTGGACGGCATCCTCAAGACCAACACGGCGCAGCTTAACCAGAACCAGGGGACGCTGCGGCAGGTCGAAATCCTGAAAGGCCCGCAGGGCGCCCTCTATGGTCGCAACGCGGCGGCAGGGGCGATTGTGCTCCAGACGCTGAAGCCCGGCAATCGGCTTGAGGGCGGGATGCTGGTGCGTGCGGCACGGGACAATACCTATCTCGCCAACGGCTACATCTCGACCCCGATCGGTGACAATGCGGGGCTTGTCGTCTCGGGCAACTACTCGACCACCGACGGCTTCTTCCGCAACCGCTTTCTCGGCAACTCGAAGACTATCGATGATCAGGAGGTCTGGGGCGTCGACGCGCGCTTTGTAGCTGATCTTGGCCCCAATACGGAGCTCGATCTAAAGGCACGATACGCCGATCTGACCGGCGCCTCGATCAACTACAACACGAGCTTCCATCTGCCCAACTTCGCGGGCGTGGATCCGGCCTTTTTCGAGGATGTGAATACGCACCCGTTCGGCTTCTATTCGAACATCCGCCCCACCAATGACCAGACCACCTTCGAGGCCTCTGCCAAGATCGAGCACCAGTTCGAAAGCATGACGCTGACCGCCTGGGCGCTTTACAGCGATGTCGACCAGTCGCTGACTGCCGATGGCACTTCAGCCGATTTTGCGCGCTTCACCTTTCCTGGAGCGACGCCGGCTTCTGTGGCTGCCTCCAATGCCTGCTTTGCCAGTACCGCGCAGCTGACTGGCTTCCCGCTCAACGCACCGACCTTTATCGGTCAGACGCCCATTCCGTTCATTTTCGATCCGGCTACGGGGTCAACTTTTGGCGGCTTTAGCCCGACGACCTGTGACGGTACGCAGTACCAGACCCGCAGCCAGAGCGACATCAGCGCTGAAATCCGTCTTGCTTCTAACGGTGATGGCGACGTCAATTGGCAGGTCGGGGCCTATTACCTCCATATCGACCGTGAGGTAGGCGTGAGTCTTGGTGCAGACCTTGGGCGCGGCGTTATCCGCCGCCTCTACAATGCGCCGGACAGTGACAATCCGACCACACAGCTCTACAACGATGCCTTCAAGACCGATGTCTACGCTGTCTTTGCCTCGATCGACGCGGATCTGACCGACCGCTTCCATGTCGGTTTTGCCGGTCGTTATGACATCGAGGATCGGCGCGTGCGCAGCCTCGTGCCGGCGGTATTCGATCCTTTCACCGGTGGCCCGATCAATCCCGGCCAGCAGGTCGTGAACGGCGCGGTGCAGCCGCTTGGCCCGCAGTCACAAACCTTCCGGCAATTCCAGCCCAAGCTGTCGCTGCGGTATGAGTTGACGCCCGACATCAACCTTTACGGCAACTGGGGTATCGGTTTCAAATCGGGTGGGTTCAACAACCAGGGCTCCGCCGCGATCGTCGATCAGTCGTTCAACCAGTTCATTGGGACCAACGTGTTGATCGAAGACCAGTACCGCAAGGAAGTCTCAAATGCCTTCGAAGCGGGGATCAAGGGTAGTCTTGTCGATGGCGCGATCACTTTCGACCTTGCCACTTACTACACCAATGTCGAGGATATGCAGTTTTTCGAATTCTTCGTCGGCGGCTTCGGCCTGCTCCGCGTGGTTTCGAACATTGACGAGGTTGAGCTCTACGGTGCCGAACTCAACCTGACCGCGAAGATACTTGAAGGCTGGACCGTGTTCGGTTCGGCCAACGTGACCGAAAGCGAAATCAAGGCCAATGCGTCGCGCCCGGTGACAGTTGGCAACAAGTCGCCGCACACCGCCGATTACACCATCAACCTCGGCACGCAGATCGATCTGCCGATCAATGACACCATCGATTTCGTCACCCGTGCCGATTACCGCATTACCGGCCCGACGTGGTTCCACACCTTGCAGGACGATCCCAACCCGACCCTTTTCAGCGGACTGCTGCCCGGATCGGCGCTGGCCCTGCCGGCCTTCGTGGGCGACGCGGACTACTCGGTGACGCAGCGCGATGCCTTCGGGATTGTCGATATGCGTATCGGGTTCGAGAGTGATCGCTGGTCGGTGATCGCCTATGCCGAGAACCTGTTCAACGAGAAGTACCTCAACGAGGTCATTACTGCGGTCGAGTTCGGCGGTTCGTTCATCTCGCCCGGTGGGCTCCAGCGGTTCGGCATCGAGCTCGGTTACAAGTTCTGA
- a CDS encoding TIGR01244 family sulfur transferase, which translates to MELKVIDDTLAVAAQMQPEELAALAGEGFVAVICNRPDGEEPGQPMLDDMRAAAQAAGLAFHHIPVSGGLFPPASVAAFGAIRRGTQGKVLAYCRTGTRAATLDALANVHGLSVPERLNRAAAAGYDLSALADRMNSAA; encoded by the coding sequence ATGGAACTCAAGGTGATCGACGATACCCTTGCGGTGGCCGCGCAAATGCAGCCCGAAGAACTGGCCGCGCTGGCCGGAGAAGGCTTTGTCGCCGTGATTTGCAACCGCCCGGACGGTGAGGAGCCGGGCCAGCCGATGCTTGACGACATGCGCGCAGCCGCGCAGGCGGCGGGGCTCGCGTTCCACCACATCCCCGTCAGCGGAGGCCTGTTCCCGCCCGCCTCGGTCGCCGCCTTCGGCGCGATCCGGCGCGGCACGCAGGGCAAGGTGCTGGCCTATTGCCGCACCGGAACCCGCGCCGCGACACTCGACGCGCTCGCCAATGTTCACGGCCTGAGCGTCCCCGAACGCCTCAACCGCGCGGCTGCGGCGGGATATGACTTGTCGGCCCTCGCCGACCGAATGAACAGCGCCGCCTGA
- a CDS encoding NAD(P)/FAD-dependent oxidoreductase: MSTTRHTVVVIGGGAAGIATAASMLKRRPGLDIAIVEPSDTHAYQPGWTMVGGGVFDVATTTRPMASVMPRGVTWVKQACAGFQPDNNTVTLGDGSTLTYEVLIVAPGIRLAWEKIEGLEATLGQNGVTSNYRADLAPYTWELVQRTKSGRAIFTQPPMPIKCAGAPQKAMYLACDHWHRNGVLGDIDVQFHTAGAVLFGVADYVPALMRYVEKYGINLELGSNLIAVDGPARQATFKTAEGEENVSFDMLHVVPPQVAPQFLADSPLAAESGFTDVDQHTLQHVRWPNVFGLGDAGSMPNAKTAAAARKQAPVVAVNALRQLDGKGPTAGYDGYGSCPLTVERGKIVLAEFAYGGKLAPSFPTWLVDGTRPARLSWMLKADLLPWLYWNGMLRGREWLAGPGGLIAQ, translated from the coding sequence ATGAGCACCACCAGACACACCGTCGTCGTCATTGGCGGCGGCGCGGCGGGGATCGCCACCGCGGCCTCGATGCTGAAGCGCCGCCCGGGGCTCGACATCGCGATCGTCGAGCCGTCCGATACCCACGCCTATCAGCCCGGCTGGACGATGGTGGGCGGAGGCGTGTTCGATGTCGCCACCACCACGCGCCCGATGGCGAGCGTGATGCCGAGGGGCGTCACCTGGGTGAAGCAGGCCTGCGCCGGTTTCCAGCCCGACAACAATACCGTGACTCTCGGCGACGGCAGCACGCTGACCTATGAGGTGCTGATCGTCGCCCCGGGTATCCGGCTGGCGTGGGAGAAAATCGAGGGGCTCGAGGCGACCCTCGGCCAGAATGGCGTCACCTCAAATTATCGCGCTGATCTGGCGCCCTACACCTGGGAGCTGGTGCAGCGCACCAAGTCGGGCAGGGCGATCTTTACCCAGCCGCCGATGCCGATCAAATGCGCAGGCGCTCCGCAAAAGGCGATGTATCTGGCCTGCGACCACTGGCACCGCAACGGCGTGCTGGGTGATATTGACGTCCAGTTCCACACGGCCGGTGCCGTCTTGTTCGGCGTGGCGGATTATGTTCCGGCGCTGATGCGCTATGTCGAGAAATACGGCATCAATCTGGAACTCGGCAGCAATCTGATCGCGGTCGATGGCCCTGCGCGGCAGGCGACCTTCAAGACCGCCGAGGGCGAGGAAAACGTCAGCTTCGACATGCTCCACGTCGTCCCCCCGCAGGTCGCCCCGCAGTTCCTTGCCGACAGCCCGCTCGCAGCGGAAAGCGGCTTTACCGACGTTGATCAGCATACGCTCCAGCATGTGCGCTGGCCCAATGTCTTCGGACTTGGCGATGCTGGGTCGATGCCCAATGCCAAGACCGCCGCTGCCGCGCGCAAGCAGGCGCCGGTGGTGGCGGTCAACGCCCTGCGCCAGCTTGACGGCAAGGGGCCGACGGCGGGCTATGACGGTTATGGTTCCTGCCCGCTCACGGTCGAGCGTGGCAAGATCGTGCTCGCCGAATTCGCCTATGGCGGCAAGCTTGCGCCCAGTTTCCCGACATGGCTGGTCGACGGCACCCGGCCTGCGCGCCTGTCATGGATGCTCAAGGCCGATCTTCTGCCGTGGCTCTACTGGAACGGGATGCTCAGGGGCCGCGAATGGCTCGCCGGTCCCGGCGGGTTGATCGCGCAATAG